The following proteins come from a genomic window of Dreissena polymorpha isolate Duluth1 chromosome 1, UMN_Dpol_1.0, whole genome shotgun sequence:
- the LOC127864748 gene encoding uncharacterized protein LOC127864748, giving the protein MAEMAKQRSPNFSMQANSLLSQLMGEEYKDTGLSRHKYNIHRFTSKISRVTKNEMWAEIAEMFSANTTGPHRTADQLEKKWENNVSKHRGIYNDHQRLLSLTGSAPFQSKYDIITESVMAVVGKESAAVQGVAPFTLDRTFIQLTDTSQATTVEPPSPAPPQQCDNRAVKRRLDTNGEHAVSAVKPATTCCSHCSLNELNVLKKRKMELQIRLYKAQLARLGEE; this is encoded by the exons ATGGCTGAGATGGCAAAGCAGAGATCGCCTAATTTTTCTATGCAAGCAAACTCTCTCCTTTCTCAGCTTATGGGCGAGGAATATAAAGACACGGGCCTTTCGCGTCACAAGTACAATATCCATAGGTTTACCAGCA AGATTTCCAGGGTAACCAAGAATGAGATGTGGGCTGAAATTGCAGAAATGTTCTCTGCAAATACCACTGGTCCACATCGCACAGCAGACCAGCTTgaaaaaaaatgggaaaacaaTGTCTCCAAGCACAGGGGGATATATAATGATCACCAGCGCCTGCTAAGTTTGACTG GAAGTGCTCCCTTCCAGTCAAAATATGATATTATAACTGAGTCCGTCATGGCAGTTGTTGGAAAGGAGAGTGCGGCTGTGCAAGGCGTTGCCCCATTCACCCTGGATAGAACCTTTATCCAGTTGACAGACACAAG tcAAGCAACAACAGTTGAACCACCATCACCTGCACCGCCACAACAATGTGACAACAGAGCTGTGAAAAGAAG ACTCGATACAAATGGGGAACATGCTGTTTCTGCAGTCAAACCAGCTACCACATG TTGCAGTCATTGTAGTCTGAACGAACTGAATGTTCTGAAGAAGAGAAAGATGGAACTACAAATTAGACTGTACAAGGCCCAGTTGGCGCGACTTGGCGAAGAATAA